In Candidatus Sericytochromatia bacterium, the sequence CGGTGCAGCTGGTGGCGCCCGACATCACGGCCGCCGCGCTGGAGGCTGTTTTGCCCCCGGCAATCTGCGTCTACACCTACAACGGCGATCGCTTCGACCTGCCGATCATCAAGCAGCAGGTGGGCATCGACCTGAAACAGCGCTACCGCTCGGTCGACCTGATGAAGACCTGCCACCGCCAGCGCCTGTTCGGCGGGCTCAAGGGGGTCGAGCAGAAGCTGGGCATCACCCGGCAACTCGAAGGCCTCAGCGGCAAGGACGCGGTGGCGCTCTGGTACCTCTGGCAACGCGACCGCGACCAGGCCGCCCTGGACCGCTTGCTCGCCTACAACCGCGAAGACGTGGAAAACCTGGTACAACTGAGGACCTGCCTCGAACAGCGTCTGACGCGCGGGGCCAGCCTCTGACCCTCTGCCCGCGATGTCGTTGCCGTGACCGAACTGCCCTCGCCCGCTCCCGTTCCACCCGCTGAGACGCC encodes:
- a CDS encoding ribonuclease H-like domain-containing protein, with amino-acid sequence MGLYLDIETTYQGELTVVGLHHASTGTVQLVAPDITAAALEAVLPPAICVYTYNGDRFDLPIIKQQVGIDLKQRYRSVDLMKTCHRQRLFGGLKGVEQKLGITRQLEGLSGKDAVALWYLWQRDRDQAALDRLLAYNREDVENLVQLRTCLEQRLTRGASL